One genomic region from Bradyrhizobium icense encodes:
- a CDS encoding DNA polymerase IV — MSAQAPALDGPCSFCRDCLGDLDIRASRCSECGSPRLVRHHALPSLTLAHIDCDAFYATVEKRDNPELADKPVIIGGGKRGVVSAACYVSRTYGVRSAMPMFKALALCPQAAVIPPNMAKYVRVGREVRRAMQTLTPLVEPLSIDEAFLDLAGTQRVHGMIPAKVLARFAREVERDIGITVSVGLSCNKFLAKIASDLDKPRGFAALDQIEAREMLADKPVGFIYGVGPATQEKLLQRGFRTIADLQRADEVELMKQFGGEGRRLWRLARGIDDRSVMPDRGAKTISSETTFENDIRDFATLERLLWRLSEKVSSRLKTGNLAGCTITLKLKTADFRQRTRSQSIQAPTQLAAKIFAVSREMLAKEIDGTAFRLMGTGVSALREGSRGDDSDMLDRRSAHAERAMDDLRKKFGNAAVIRGIAYNGPAKEEDEEE, encoded by the coding sequence GTGAGCGCACAGGCGCCAGCGTTAGACGGTCCGTGCTCATTTTGCCGGGATTGCCTCGGCGACCTCGATATCAGGGCAAGTCGTTGCAGCGAATGCGGTTCCCCTCGCCTGGTCCGCCACCATGCCCTGCCCTCGCTGACGCTGGCGCATATCGATTGCGACGCGTTCTACGCCACCGTGGAAAAGCGCGACAATCCGGAACTTGCCGACAAGCCCGTGATCATCGGCGGCGGCAAGCGCGGCGTGGTGTCGGCCGCCTGCTACGTCTCGCGGACCTATGGCGTGCGCTCGGCGATGCCGATGTTCAAGGCGCTGGCGCTCTGCCCCCAAGCAGCCGTGATCCCGCCAAACATGGCCAAATATGTCCGCGTCGGCCGCGAGGTGCGGCGGGCCATGCAGACGCTGACGCCGCTAGTGGAACCGCTCTCCATCGACGAGGCGTTTCTGGATCTGGCCGGCACGCAGCGTGTTCACGGCATGATCCCCGCTAAAGTGCTGGCGCGCTTTGCCCGCGAGGTCGAGCGCGACATCGGCATCACGGTTTCGGTCGGCCTGTCCTGCAACAAGTTTTTGGCCAAGATCGCCTCCGATCTCGACAAGCCGCGCGGCTTTGCCGCCCTCGACCAGATTGAGGCCCGCGAGATGCTCGCCGACAAGCCGGTCGGCTTCATCTACGGCGTCGGCCCCGCGACCCAGGAAAAGCTGCTGCAGCGCGGCTTTCGCACCATTGCGGACCTGCAGCGCGCCGACGAGGTCGAGCTGATGAAGCAGTTCGGCGGCGAAGGTCGCAGGCTGTGGCGGCTGGCGCGCGGCATCGACGACCGCAGCGTAATGCCCGACCGCGGCGCCAAGACGATTTCGAGCGAAACCACGTTCGAAAACGACATCCGCGATTTCGCCACGTTGGAACGGCTGCTGTGGCGGCTGTCGGAAAAAGTGTCGTCGCGGCTGAAGACCGGCAACCTGGCCGGCTGCACCATCACGCTGAAGCTGAAGACCGCCGATTTCAGGCAGCGCACCCGCTCGCAATCGATTCAGGCGCCGACCCAGCTCGCCGCGAAGATCTTTGCGGTGTCGCGGGAAATGCTGGCGAAGGAGATCGACGGCACCGCCTTCCGCCTGATGGGCACCGGCGTCAGCGCGTTGCGCGAGGGATCGCGAGGAGACGACAGCGACATGCTCGACCGCCGCTCGGCCCATGCCGAGCGCGCGATGGATGACTTAAGGAAGAAGTTCGGCAATGCCGCGGTGATCCGCGGCATCGCGTACAACGGGCCAGCGAAGGAAGAGGATGAGGAGGAGTAG
- a CDS encoding DUF3572 domain-containing protein, whose protein sequence is MKKPVHNPREVAEIVAVQALSFIAGDPERLGLFLAETGIGPETLRTAAADPQFLASVLDFVLRDDATVKAFASASQLHPTNIAAARQVLGDPHWERDVP, encoded by the coding sequence TTGAAAAAGCCTGTTCACAACCCCCGCGAAGTGGCTGAAATCGTTGCGGTTCAAGCGCTGAGTTTCATCGCTGGCGATCCTGAGAGGCTAGGCTTGTTCTTGGCTGAAACCGGCATCGGTCCGGAGACGCTACGCACCGCCGCCGCCGACCCGCAGTTTCTGGCCTCGGTGCTCGATTTCGTGCTGCGCGACGACGCAACGGTGAAGGCGTTTGCGAGCGCCTCGCAACTGCACCCGACCAATATCGCCGCCGCCCGCCAGGTGCTGGGCGACCCGCATTGGGAGCGCGACGTGCCGTGA
- a CDS encoding response regulator, whose translation MAKTVLIVEDNELNMKLFRDLLEAHGYQTSGTSNGFEALDLVRKLRPDLILMDIQLPQVSGLEVTRWIKDDPELRAIPVVAVTAFAMKGDEERIREGGCEAYLSKPISVGKFIETVRRFIG comes from the coding sequence ATGGCGAAAACCGTCCTGATCGTGGAGGACAACGAGCTCAACATGAAGCTCTTTCGCGATCTGTTGGAAGCGCATGGCTATCAAACCTCTGGTACCAGCAATGGTTTCGAGGCGCTCGATCTCGTCCGCAAGCTGCGCCCTGATCTGATCCTGATGGATATCCAGCTTCCGCAGGTGTCCGGCCTCGAAGTCACGCGTTGGATCAAGGACGATCCGGAGTTGCGCGCCATTCCGGTGGTGGCCGTCACTGCGTTTGCGATGAAGGGCGATGAAGAGCGCATTCGCGAAGGCGGCTGCGAGGCGTATCTGTCCAAACCAATTTCCGTCGGCAAGTTTATTGAAACCGTGCGGCGTTTTATCGGGTAG
- a CDS encoding PleD family two-component system response regulator, with amino-acid sequence MSARILVVDDVPANVKLLEARLSAEYFDVLTASNGAEALDLCSRSECDIILLDVMMPDMDGFEVCRRLKSNPATHFIPVVIVTALDSPSDRVRGLEAGADDFLTKPVSDIVLIARVRSLTRLKMMTDELRMRAITSLEIGMEAPERSAIADKGVGGRILLVDDRPSSYERLAPILAAEHTVDVEINPAEALFHAADGNYDLLIVSLSLENYDGLRLCSQARSLERTRQLPILAISDADNNARLLRGLEIGVNDYLLRPVDKNELLARARTQIRKRRYTDHLRDNVQNSIEMAITDALTGLHNRRYMESHLSTLVEQASSRGKPLALMILDIDFFKSINDTYGHDAGDDVLREFAVRIRKSIRGIDLACRYGGEEFVIVMPETDLTVAGMVAERLRRSIAGETFAVNKGTKRIDVTISIGLATLDRKGEPVADVLKRADTALYRAKHDGRNRVVSAAA; translated from the coding sequence ATGTCTGCGCGTATTCTTGTCGTCGATGACGTTCCGGCGAACGTCAAACTGCTGGAAGCCCGGCTGTCGGCCGAGTATTTCGACGTGCTGACTGCTTCCAACGGCGCCGAGGCGCTCGACCTCTGCTCGCGCTCCGAATGCGACATCATCCTGCTCGACGTCATGATGCCGGACATGGACGGTTTCGAGGTCTGTCGCCGGCTGAAATCCAACCCCGCCACCCATTTCATTCCCGTCGTGATCGTCACGGCGCTCGACAGCCCGTCCGATCGCGTTCGCGGGCTGGAGGCCGGGGCTGACGATTTTCTCACCAAGCCGGTGTCCGACATCGTTCTGATCGCGCGCGTTCGGTCGCTGACGCGGCTGAAGATGATGACCGATGAGCTGCGCATGCGCGCCATCACCTCGCTCGAGATCGGCATGGAGGCGCCCGAGCGCAGCGCGATCGCCGACAAGGGCGTCGGCGGGCGGATCCTTTTGGTCGACGACCGGCCGTCGTCCTATGAGCGGCTGGCGCCGATCCTTGCGGCCGAGCACACCGTCGACGTCGAGATCAATCCGGCGGAAGCGCTGTTTCATGCCGCCGACGGCAATTATGATTTGCTGATCGTCTCGCTCAGCCTGGAAAATTACGACGGCCTGCGGCTGTGCAGCCAGGCGCGCTCGCTGGAGCGCACCCGCCAGTTGCCCATTCTCGCCATCTCCGACGCCGACAACAATGCGCGGCTGCTGCGCGGGCTCGAAATCGGCGTCAACGACTATCTGCTGCGCCCCGTCGACAAGAACGAGCTGCTGGCGCGGGCGCGCACCCAGATCCGCAAGCGACGCTACACCGACCATCTGCGCGACAATGTGCAGAACTCGATCGAAATGGCGATCACCGACGCGCTGACCGGGCTGCACAATCGCCGCTACATGGAAAGCCATCTCTCGACGCTCGTCGAGCAGGCCTCGAGCCGCGGCAAGCCGCTCGCGCTGATGATCCTCGACATCGACTTCTTCAAATCCATCAACGACACCTACGGCCACGACGCCGGCGACGACGTGTTGCGCGAATTCGCCGTGCGCATCCGCAAGTCGATCCGCGGCATCGATCTCGCCTGCCGCTATGGCGGCGAGGAATTCGTCATCGTGATGCCGGAAACCGACCTGACCGTCGCCGGCATGGTTGCCGAGCGCCTGCGCCGCTCGATCGCCGGCGAAACCTTTGCCGTCAACAAGGGTACCAAGCGGATCGATGTCACGATTTCGATCGGGCTCGCCACGCTGGACCGCAAGGGCGAGCCGGTCGCCGACGTGCTCAAGCGCGCCGACACCGCGCTGTATCGGGCGAAGCACGACGGACGCAACCGGGTGGTATCGGCGGCCGCCTGA
- a CDS encoding serine hydrolase domain-containing protein: MEDLKVTASGYDFKPARAAMQRYIDNNLLSGISWAVMVGRDLVDVNCVGWADKKAQTPLRTDHIFRVFSNTKLITSCAVLLLFEEGKLKLDDAIEKFIPQLGNREVLRPDATSLDDTEPAKSSITIRQLLSHSSGLSYGFFDPGTAIYKALNERGVHNPMATLADMVDVLAGLPLIYQPGTSWEYSLATDVLGRLVEVISGQSFDKFVRARILDPLGMVDTGFVVPETDQGRLVAYYAGADLMEPMKPGLTRTDNSPFPGAYLRPIARLSGGGGLVSTLHDMVALIRSLLPGGPTLLRPETIALMLTNQLPEGQWIRFAMMGEQPGKAFTLAGGLIQAPSAFDHPDAAGELYWGGVAGTQWWISPKRNMAGVMMAQRQMAFVHPFSFEFKRLAYEAVRQNAKVVA; the protein is encoded by the coding sequence ATGGAAGACCTGAAAGTGACCGCCAGCGGGTACGATTTCAAACCGGCGCGCGCGGCCATGCAGCGTTACATCGACAACAACCTGCTGTCAGGCATTTCCTGGGCGGTCATGGTCGGACGCGACCTCGTCGACGTCAATTGCGTCGGCTGGGCCGACAAGAAAGCGCAGACCCCGCTCCGCACCGATCACATCTTCCGCGTCTTCTCCAACACCAAGCTGATCACCTCCTGCGCCGTGCTCTTGCTGTTCGAGGAAGGCAAACTCAAGCTCGACGACGCAATCGAAAAATTCATTCCGCAGCTCGGAAATCGCGAAGTGCTGCGGCCGGACGCCACTTCGCTTGACGATACCGAGCCTGCGAAGAGCTCGATCACCATCCGTCAGTTGCTCAGCCACAGTTCAGGCCTGAGCTACGGCTTCTTCGATCCCGGCACCGCCATCTACAAGGCGCTCAATGAGCGCGGCGTCCACAATCCCATGGCGACGCTGGCCGACATGGTGGACGTGCTGGCCGGCCTGCCGCTGATCTATCAGCCGGGCACGTCGTGGGAATACTCGCTGGCCACCGACGTGCTGGGGCGGCTGGTCGAAGTCATCAGCGGCCAGAGTTTCGACAAGTTCGTCCGGGCGCGGATTCTCGACCCGCTCGGCATGGTCGATACCGGCTTCGTCGTGCCGGAGACGGACCAGGGACGGCTCGTCGCCTATTACGCTGGCGCGGACCTGATGGAGCCGATGAAGCCGGGATTGACCCGAACCGACAACTCGCCCTTCCCCGGCGCTTATCTGCGCCCGATCGCAAGGCTAAGCGGCGGCGGCGGCCTGGTTTCGACGCTGCATGACATGGTGGCATTGATCCGAAGCCTGCTGCCCGGTGGCCCGACCCTGCTCAGGCCCGAGACGATTGCGTTGATGCTGACCAACCAATTGCCCGAGGGTCAGTGGATCCGCTTTGCCATGATGGGAGAGCAGCCCGGCAAGGCCTTTACCCTGGCTGGCGGATTGATCCAGGCGCCCTCGGCGTTCGATCACCCGGATGCCGCAGGCGAGCTCTATTGGGGCGGCGTCGCGGGCACCCAATGGTGGATCTCGCCGAAGCGCAACATGGCGGGCGTGATGATGGCTCAGCGCCAGATGGCGTTCGTGCATCCGTTTTCGTTCGAGTTCAAACGGCTGGCGTATGAGGCGGTGCGGCAGAATGCCAAGGTTGTTGCTTGA
- a CDS encoding TetR/AcrR family transcriptional regulator: MATLPAKPAMKDRILETADRLFYLQGIRAVGVDTIAAEIGISKRTLYNHFSSKDALISAYLARRFVAPRPSDKSPVEQILGTFDSLERRFSSKDFRGCPFVNAVAELGEDQSVRKVAVEFKESRRLWFRDLLEQLGIRQADALATQLALLVDGSIAQDLVRNDPAMARAAKEAATVLLRNAGVKIGPPAPAQKHAAKKRQSRSAT, encoded by the coding sequence ATGGCTACCCTGCCCGCCAAACCAGCCATGAAGGACCGGATTCTGGAAACCGCAGATAGGCTGTTCTATCTGCAGGGAATTCGCGCGGTTGGTGTCGACACCATCGCCGCCGAAATCGGCATCAGCAAGCGAACGCTCTACAATCATTTCTCATCCAAGGACGCGCTGATCTCGGCCTATCTGGCGCGGCGTTTCGTGGCGCCGCGGCCTTCCGACAAGTCGCCGGTGGAGCAGATTCTCGGCACTTTCGATTCGCTGGAGCGGCGTTTTTCGTCGAAGGATTTTCGCGGCTGCCCGTTCGTCAACGCAGTGGCCGAGCTCGGTGAGGATCAGTCGGTCCGCAAGGTTGCGGTCGAATTCAAGGAAAGTCGCCGCCTCTGGTTTCGCGACCTGCTGGAGCAGCTCGGCATCCGCCAAGCAGACGCGCTGGCGACGCAGCTCGCTCTGCTCGTCGACGGCTCGATCGCGCAGGATCTCGTCCGTAACGATCCTGCGATGGCGCGGGCGGCAAAGGAAGCGGCGACAGTGTTGCTGCGGAATGCCGGGGTGAAGATTGGCCCGCCTGCTCCTGCACAGAAGCATGCGGCAAAGAAGCGGCAGTCAAGGTCGGCAACTTGA
- a CDS encoding MFS transporter yields the protein MALLQILRPTLPILIGASIMLTLSMGLRQSLGIFMQPLTQDIRISISDFTLAIAVQNLAWGFLQPLAGALTVRYGFRAIMVVGALLYVAGLALMAGANGVLAVMIGGGVLIGTSLACTAAAIAMSVAARAVPASVRSTVLGLVSGAGSLGALLSAPIGQMLNESYGWRMGLAGFIVLSLIMIPAAWYAGRVDKIPLPKPADDEIDDASAAVATKMAFSNASFVVMTGAYFVCGMQLVFLTTHLPSYLAICGMDPMLSAQTLGMIGGFNVLGSIFFGWAGQRWNKLALLGGIYIFRSIALAWYFTLPPTPATTLLFGAIMGFLWMGVGPLVAGAVAEMFGLKWQAMIQGLAFMSHQVGSFLGAFGGGVLYDALGSYTMAWRIGVALGLAGGIVQVAFALIRPSGPPQMQTA from the coding sequence ATGGCGCTGCTGCAAATCCTGCGACCCACTCTCCCCATCCTGATCGGCGCATCCATCATGTTGACGCTGAGCATGGGGCTGCGGCAGTCGCTCGGCATTTTCATGCAGCCACTGACGCAGGATATCAGAATATCGATTTCCGACTTCACGCTGGCAATCGCGGTGCAAAACCTCGCCTGGGGATTTTTGCAGCCGCTCGCCGGGGCGCTGACCGTGCGCTACGGCTTTCGCGCCATCATGGTGGTCGGCGCGCTGCTCTATGTCGCCGGTCTTGCCTTGATGGCAGGGGCGAACGGCGTCCTCGCCGTCATGATCGGCGGCGGCGTGCTGATCGGCACGTCGCTGGCATGCACCGCGGCGGCGATTGCGATGTCGGTTGCGGCGCGCGCGGTGCCAGCGTCGGTGCGCTCCACCGTGCTCGGCCTGGTGTCGGGCGCTGGCTCCCTCGGCGCGCTGTTGTCGGCGCCGATCGGGCAGATGCTCAATGAAAGTTATGGCTGGCGAATGGGGCTCGCAGGCTTCATCGTGCTCTCGCTCATCATGATTCCGGCCGCGTGGTATGCGGGCAGGGTAGACAAGATTCCGCTGCCCAAGCCCGCCGATGACGAAATCGACGACGCGTCAGCCGCCGTCGCAACGAAGATGGCATTCTCCAACGCTTCCTTCGTGGTGATGACCGGCGCCTATTTCGTCTGCGGCATGCAGCTCGTCTTTCTCACCACGCACCTGCCGTCGTATCTGGCGATCTGCGGCATGGACCCGATGCTGAGCGCGCAGACGCTCGGCATGATCGGCGGCTTCAACGTACTCGGCAGCATCTTCTTCGGCTGGGCCGGCCAGCGCTGGAACAAGCTGGCGCTGCTCGGCGGCATCTACATCTTCCGCTCGATCGCGCTCGCCTGGTATTTTACACTGCCGCCGACGCCGGCAACCACGCTGCTGTTCGGCGCCATCATGGGCTTCCTGTGGATGGGCGTCGGCCCACTGGTTGCGGGCGCAGTCGCCGAGATGTTCGGCCTGAAATGGCAGGCGATGATCCAGGGGCTCGCCTTCATGAGCCACCAGGTAGGCAGCTTCCTCGGCGCGTTCGGGGGCGGGGTGCTCTACGACGCGCTCGGCTCCTACACGATGGCGTGGCGGATCGGTGTCGCGCTTGGGTTAGCCGGCGGCATCGTCCAGGTGGCGTTCGCGTTGATCCGGCCGAGCGGACCACCGCAGATGCAGACGGCGTAG
- the rpmG gene encoding 50S ribosomal protein L33 — MAKAVTIKVKLVSSADTGFYYVAKKNSRTMTDKLVKKKYDPVARKHVEFREAKIK; from the coding sequence ATGGCCAAAGCGGTCACCATCAAGGTCAAGCTCGTTTCCTCGGCGGATACCGGCTTCTATTACGTCGCCAAGAAGAATTCGCGCACCATGACCGACAAGCTGGTCAAGAAGAAGTATGATCCGGTCGCGCGCAAGCACGTCGAGTTTCGCGAAGCGAAGATCAAGTAA
- a CDS encoding LLM class flavin-dependent oxidoreductase translates to MAQRQLKLGAFMRPVSIHTGAWRYPGAWPDANFNFPRIKQLIQKLEAGKFDAFFMADHLAVLNMPINALKRSHTVTSFEPFTLLSALAGATEHIGLIATGSTTFDEPYHVARRFASLDHISGGRAGWNIVTTSNPDAALNFGLDDHMEHAERYKRAREFYDVVTGLWDSFADDAFVRDVESGLYFDPAKMHVLNHKGKYLSVRGPLNIARPVQGWPLIVQAGASEDGKQLAAETAEAVFTGGGSLADGQKLYVDIKGRMEKIGRNPEHLKILPGAFVVVGDSVEEAKEKRAKLDSMVHYDSAIASLSVQLGTDASGFDPDGPLPPIPETNASKSGRQRLLDAAARDKLTVRQLAQRVGGYGGLSFVGTPQTIADQMEEWLASRGSDGFNIMFPFLPAGLDDFVDKVVPELQRRGIFRKAYEGKTLRENLGLPRPKNRFFEG, encoded by the coding sequence ATGGCACAGCGGCAACTCAAGCTCGGCGCATTCATGCGGCCGGTCTCCATCCATACCGGTGCATGGCGCTATCCGGGCGCATGGCCCGATGCCAATTTCAATTTTCCGCGGATAAAGCAACTGATTCAGAAGCTGGAGGCCGGCAAGTTCGACGCCTTCTTCATGGCCGACCATCTGGCCGTGCTGAACATGCCGATCAACGCGCTCAAGCGCAGCCACACCGTCACTTCGTTCGAACCTTTCACGCTTCTGTCGGCGCTGGCCGGCGCCACCGAGCATATCGGCCTGATCGCGACGGGATCGACGACATTCGACGAGCCCTATCATGTGGCCCGGCGTTTCGCCTCGCTCGATCACATCTCAGGTGGACGTGCGGGGTGGAATATCGTCACCACCTCCAATCCCGACGCTGCGCTCAATTTCGGGCTCGACGACCACATGGAGCACGCCGAGCGCTACAAGCGGGCGCGCGAGTTCTACGACGTGGTCACTGGTCTCTGGGATTCCTTTGCCGATGACGCCTTCGTGCGCGACGTCGAGAGCGGGCTCTATTTCGACCCCGCAAAAATGCACGTGCTCAATCACAAGGGCAAATATCTTTCCGTGCGGGGGCCGCTGAACATCGCCCGCCCGGTGCAGGGCTGGCCGCTGATCGTGCAGGCCGGCGCGTCCGAAGACGGCAAGCAGCTCGCGGCGGAAACGGCAGAAGCCGTGTTCACCGGCGGCGGCAGCCTCGCCGACGGGCAGAAGCTTTATGTCGACATCAAGGGCCGCATGGAGAAGATCGGCCGCAACCCCGAGCATCTGAAAATCCTGCCCGGCGCCTTCGTCGTGGTCGGCGACAGCGTCGAGGAGGCCAAGGAGAAGCGCGCCAAGCTCGACAGCATGGTGCATTACGACAGCGCCATCGCCTCACTTTCGGTACAGCTCGGCACCGACGCCTCCGGCTTCGACCCCGACGGCCCGTTGCCGCCGATCCCGGAAACCAATGCGAGCAAGAGCGGCCGCCAGCGCCTCCTCGATGCCGCCGCACGCGACAAGCTCACCGTGCGCCAGCTCGCCCAGCGCGTCGGCGGCTATGGCGGGCTGTCCTTTGTCGGCACGCCGCAAACGATCGCCGACCAGATGGAGGAATGGCTGGCGAGCCGCGGCAGTGACGGTTTTAACATCATGTTCCCGTTCCTCCCGGCAGGATTGGACGATTTCGTCGACAAAGTGGTGCCGGAGCTGCAGCGACGCGGGATTTTCCGGAAGGCGTATGAGGGCAAGACCCTGCGGGAGAATTTGGGGCTGCCGCGGCCGAAAAACCGGTTCTTTGAGGGTTAA
- a CDS encoding NUDIX hydrolase: protein MNDAATAVREEKEADHHPYFRPKDAATLILIDRSGDKPKVLVGKRHDKVVFMPGKYVFPGGRVDKSDNRIPVAAPISPELEANLLKGSPKIAPSRARALAVAAIREACEETGLCLGCKVDEPVKLDGAWKPFAEAGLLPDPSGLFLIARAITPPGRVRRFDTRFFTADASAIAHRVEGVIHADAELVELVWVEIGSQPLADAHAMTKNVLAELDRRLATGPLRHDAPVPFFHFYGGKMQKDVLGA from the coding sequence ATGAACGACGCCGCGACCGCTGTAAGAGAAGAAAAAGAAGCCGATCATCATCCTTATTTCCGGCCCAAGGATGCAGCCACGCTGATCCTGATCGACCGCTCCGGCGACAAACCGAAGGTGCTGGTCGGCAAGCGCCACGACAAGGTGGTGTTCATGCCGGGCAAATATGTTTTCCCTGGAGGCCGCGTCGACAAGTCGGACAACCGCATCCCCGTCGCCGCTCCGATTTCTCCGGAGCTCGAGGCCAACCTGCTGAAAGGCAGTCCCAAGATCGCACCTTCGCGGGCGCGGGCGCTGGCGGTTGCCGCGATCCGCGAGGCCTGCGAGGAAACCGGCCTTTGCCTCGGATGCAAGGTCGACGAGCCGGTGAAGCTCGACGGTGCCTGGAAGCCGTTTGCGGAAGCAGGCCTGCTGCCCGATCCGTCCGGCCTCTTCCTGATCGCGCGCGCGATCACCCCGCCCGGCCGCGTCCGCCGCTTTGATACGCGGTTCTTCACGGCCGACGCGTCGGCCATCGCCCACCGCGTCGAAGGCGTGATCCACGCGGATGCCGAACTGGTGGAGTTGGTCTGGGTAGAGATCGGCTCGCAGCCGCTGGCCGACGCGCATGCCATGACCAAGAACGTGCTCGCCGAACTCGACCGCCGCCTTGCGACCGGGCCCTTGCGCCACGACGCGCCGGTGCCGTTCTTCCACTTCTACGGCGGCAAGATGCAGAAGGACGTGCTGGGGGCGTAG
- a CDS encoding DUF983 domain-containing protein, with protein METVSTATTWTRETAQAEKRDLWTAMKRGFRCRCPRCGEGKMFRAFLKTADNCSKCGLDFTPHRADDLPAYLVIVIVGHIVVPAALWIETNYSPAVWLQLAMYLPATLVSSLVLLQPIKGAVVGIQWALRMHGFDENAPSDIPPV; from the coding sequence ATGGAAACGGTGAGCACCGCGACGACATGGACCCGGGAAACCGCGCAGGCCGAGAAGCGCGACCTCTGGACCGCGATGAAGCGCGGCTTCCGTTGCCGTTGTCCGCGTTGCGGCGAAGGCAAGATGTTTCGCGCTTTCCTGAAGACTGCGGATAATTGCTCGAAGTGCGGACTCGATTTTACCCCGCACCGCGCCGACGACCTGCCGGCCTACCTCGTCATCGTCATCGTCGGCCACATCGTGGTACCGGCGGCGCTGTGGATCGAGACCAACTATTCGCCCGCGGTGTGGCTGCAACTGGCGATGTATCTGCCGGCGACGCTCGTCTCCTCGCTCGTGCTGTTGCAGCCGATCAAGGGCGCGGTGGTCGGCATCCAATGGGCGCTGCGCATGCATGGCTTTGACGAAAATGCCCCTAGCGACATCCCGCCGGTCTAG